Genomic segment of Deltaproteobacteria bacterium:
CCCCTAAAATGTATCTTCCTGCTTTTGCAGATCTTGCCAAAGGCTACAGGTTGAACAAGAAACGATTTTACGAGGAAAGACTTTTTTGCTGGATTGTATAAAATTGGGAATGGCAAGTCAAGAAAAGATCCGGACTAATACCAAGGGGTTAGAAAATTTACGGTTAGCGCCCTTAGGCTTGCGTGGGGCATTCCTTAGGGGTTCAAATCCCCCCTCTCTCCTTTAAAAAACATGGACCCTAATAACCTTAATAGAGACTGTTACGATAAAACTTGTAACTATTTAATAATTAAAGGAAAACGTGCTATTTTTTGATCGAGCTAATAATCAAGCTAAATCTATGTGATTTAGCTCCAAATATTTGGTAATATTCCGCTCCGGAAGGGGTGGAATATCATGAATAAGAATGTAAAACAACGATTCGATGTAGATCCTATTTTGGAAAAGATTTCCCCTCACATTCCTGATGAAGAAATCGATTTCCTTTTTCCATTTAGAAAATTTAACACTCAAGGCCACGTGAGGCAGTTTAAAACGAGTCAACTTTACAGAGCCCATATATTAACCATGATCAAGGGAGTTACCTCGTTTAATAAATTATCCGCTGAGTTCAAATCCAGAAGGTCTTTTCGGGATTTTTGTCGTTTTAAAAATAAGAAGGCGACGCCTACAAATCGTATTCTATCTGAGTTTAGAGACCACCTAAAGCCTCCTGGATTTGAAAAGATCGCTCAAATGATTACTTTAAACTTTTTAAATATGGTCAATTTGCCCCGGGTCAAGGTTGCGGTTCCAGACGCCACAGATATGCCGGCAAGTTGCCATGGCTTTGCTAAAAAAAATGCCAATGTGCTGGAGAGTGCCAATGTCCTAGGGAGTATACAGCGCAAGGGGCAGCGAAAGGCAAAAGAACTAAAAAAAGTGGACAAAGCCCCTATTTTGTTGGATACAAGAAGCATACTTTACGTCTCTGGTTAAGAATAAAGGGGAAAAACCGTTTAGTCCCTCTGGTCAGTTTCGTTGAACCAGCCAATGTTTATGAGGGAAAACTCTTATGCCCAATGATCCGCAATACCCAAAAGGATTTATCCTTGCATATCGATATCGCTGTCGCAGATATGGGCTATATCAGCAGTGATCAGAAAATGGAGTTAAGAAAACAATCCCATACGGCTGTCTTAACAAGGGTCCGTGAGAATATGTCTCCTCCGAGAGAATACTTTGATTGGGGCTGTCCAGAATGCCCGGAGGGGATTCCCCTATCGTGGGATGGCTACGACCCTGACACTGAGATGCACTGCTATATTACTCCGATAGATCCTCCTGCTTGCAGCCTTTGCCGGTTACATGGCACCTGTTATCAAGAATTTTATGTCAGTTCTCTAGTAGATGAACACCACTTCGGAATAATCCCCCTTCACACCAAGGTCTCCCAAAGGTTATTGCAGGAAATACGCCC
This window contains:
- a CDS encoding transposase; this encodes MNKNVKQRFDVDPILEKISPHIPDEEIDFLFPFRKFNTQGHVRQFKTSQLYRAHILTMIKGVTSFNKLSAEFKSRRSFRDFCRFKNKKATPTNRILSEFRDHLKPPGFEKIAQMITLNFLNMVNLPRVKVAVPDATDMPASCHGFAKKNANVLESANVLGSIQRKGQRKAKELKKVDKAPILLDTRSILYVSG